A region from the Thiohalophilus sp. genome encodes:
- a CDS encoding DUF748 domain-containing protein yields MDRLSADSDSSGSSATIALRELELSLDDATLHESTPFPVHLAGRLDAGGAFSLDGALRVSPPFAVNADLRVDALALSPAAPYLQQFARVGIESGRVSLGGQLSVSGDEPLAYRGRVDVEQLSLVPLTDDTPVAGWQALRIERLDLSLAQRSVETSSVSIEGVSGRVIIREDRSTNIGQLLVARAGGEAAPSGEADSESAAPFRISVAGIVLTDGGLHFADRSLPLPFSTRIHELNGEISSLASDTQAPADVRLEGQVGEHGLARIEGAIHAWQPMRDTNVTLTFRNLQVPAYSPYTAAFAGRRIAGGRMDLDLGYRLADGRLEGSNAIALHDLRLGEKVESPEAMDLPLGLAVALLKNSEGVIEMDIPVTGEVGDPQFKLGGAIRQAVMDAIIKVVSSPFRFLAGLVGAGDEDLQRILFPAGRSELTPPQLERVALLRKALAKRPALALELAGPFDPEVDGPVLKRRRAVEALAARLREQGREVSSPDLTAASTQDAMEALFARAYPDANLDALRERFTRAANEAAEGGARFDAIAYRAHIATRVIAAQPVTDADLAALAQARAAAVRDRLLEDTAVEPDRVLLAQPMVIESEDDEQVTMEVGLKTVGS; encoded by the coding sequence GTGGATCGCCTGAGCGCGGATTCCGACTCCTCAGGCTCGAGCGCCACCATTGCGCTACGCGAGCTCGAGCTGTCGCTGGATGATGCCACCCTGCACGAGAGCACTCCGTTTCCGGTCCATCTTGCCGGGCGGCTCGACGCGGGCGGCGCCTTCTCGCTCGACGGTGCGCTGCGGGTGTCGCCACCCTTCGCGGTTAACGCCGATCTGCGTGTGGATGCGCTGGCCCTGAGCCCGGCGGCGCCTTACCTGCAGCAGTTCGCCCGGGTGGGGATCGAAAGCGGGCGCGTGAGCCTCGGCGGGCAGCTGTCCGTCAGCGGCGACGAGCCGCTGGCCTATCGCGGCCGTGTCGATGTGGAACAGCTCAGTCTTGTGCCCCTGACTGACGACACGCCGGTGGCGGGCTGGCAGGCGCTGCGGATCGAGCGCCTCGATCTGAGTCTCGCTCAGCGCAGCGTCGAAACCTCGAGCGTCTCCATCGAGGGAGTCTCCGGTCGGGTGATCATCCGCGAGGATCGAAGCACGAATATCGGCCAACTGCTGGTGGCGCGCGCCGGGGGCGAGGCAGCCCCGTCCGGGGAGGCTGACAGCGAGTCCGCCGCCCCGTTTCGTATCAGCGTTGCCGGCATCGTCCTGACCGACGGCGGTCTGCACTTCGCGGACCGCTCGCTGCCGCTGCCGTTTTCGACGCGCATCCATGAGCTGAACGGCGAGATCTCCTCGCTGGCCTCGGACACGCAGGCGCCGGCCGACGTCCGGCTCGAAGGGCAGGTAGGCGAGCACGGCCTGGCGCGCATCGAAGGCGCGATCCATGCCTGGCAGCCGATGCGGGACACAAACGTCACGCTCACGTTCCGTAACCTGCAGGTGCCGGCGTATTCGCCCTACACGGCCGCCTTCGCCGGACGCCGGATCGCGGGCGGCCGGATGGATCTCGATCTCGGTTACCGCCTCGCCGACGGCCGGCTGGAAGGCTCCAACGCGATAGCGTTGCACGATCTGCGGCTGGGCGAGAAGGTCGAAAGCCCCGAGGCGATGGATTTGCCGCTTGGGCTCGCCGTCGCGCTGCTCAAGAACAGCGAGGGCGTCATCGAAATGGATATCCCGGTCACGGGCGAGGTCGGCGATCCACAGTTTAAGCTGGGCGGCGCAATCCGCCAGGCGGTGATGGACGCGATCATCAAGGTCGTCAGCTCGCCGTTTCGCTTTTTGGCGGGTTTGGTCGGGGCCGGCGACGAGGATCTGCAACGGATCCTGTTCCCGGCGGGCCGCAGCGAGCTGACGCCGCCACAGCTCGAGCGCGTCGCGCTGCTGCGCAAGGCGCTTGCGAAGCGTCCGGCGCTCGCGCTGGAGCTGGCCGGACCTTTCGATCCGGAGGTGGACGGCCCGGTGCTCAAGCGTCGGCGCGCGGTCGAGGCGCTGGCCGCGCGGTTGCGCGAGCAGGGACGCGAGGTGTCGTCGCCCGATCTGACCGCGGCCTCGACACAGGACGCGATGGAAGCGCTGTTCGCCCGCGCCTACCCCGATGCCAATCTGGATGCGCTCCGCGAGCGGTTCACCCGCGCGGCAAACGAGGCGGCGGAGGGCGGTGCGCGCTTCGACGCGATCGCCTACCGGGCCCATATCGCCACGCGCGTGATCGCCGCGCAGCCTGTCACCGATGCCGATCTCGCGGCGCTGGCGCAGGCGCGTGCCGCGGCCGTGCGCGACCGCCTGCTGGAGGACACCGCCGTCGAACCCGATCGGGTCCTTCTGGCGCAGCCCATGGTGATCGAATCGGAAGACGACGAGCAGGTTACGATGGAGGTCGGGTTAAAGACAGTTGGCAGTTAG
- a CDS encoding copper resistance system multicopper oxidase — protein MNKQSDPKYPASFTRRRFLQGTAAMAALAGLGRLAPAYAWQQTGNLVAEKTVSGNTDIFDLTIGHTPMDIGGRSANPITINGSIPGPLIRMQEGREVMLRVTNNLSESTSIHWHGILLPENMDGVPGVSFPGIEPGETFIYRYPVKQSGTYWYHSHSGLQEQLGHYGPLIVDPAQPEPFEYDRDYVVMLSDWTYDDPYHVLANLKKAEGYYNYQKRTTGDFFKDVSTMGWGPAMDKWQMWGQMRMSSRDILDVTGSVYTYLINGLPSGSNWTGLFRRGEKIRLRFINGSAMSFFDVRIPGLKMTVVAADGQNVEPVPIDEFRIGVAETYDVIVEPDGDRAYTVFAESMDRSGYVSATLAPREGMTAPVPDPRPQPVERGMKSMGMDHGSMGHGDMNMDMSSQNTMDQDSMQMDMSADNNSMSGGMDHSKMNMSAEQGSGMQHDMNNMGSGSDWVLKDRKISHGPDNHGAGAAMVSPNPMNRMDDPGIGLENVGHKVLVYNDLRGLHPWPDQREPQREIELHLTGNMERYMWSFDGEKFSEVDGPIRFHHGERLRLILVNDTMMDHPIHLHGMWMELENKHGKYRPRKHTLSVKPGEMLSAQITADAPGDWAFHCHLLYHMKAGMFRVVSVA, from the coding sequence ATGAACAAGCAATCCGATCCCAAATATCCGGCATCGTTTACACGCCGGCGGTTTTTACAGGGCACGGCCGCGATGGCCGCCCTGGCAGGCCTGGGCCGACTCGCGCCGGCCTATGCCTGGCAACAGACCGGTAATCTGGTCGCCGAGAAGACGGTTTCCGGCAATACCGATATTTTTGATCTCACTATCGGCCATACCCCGATGGATATCGGCGGACGCAGCGCCAACCCGATCACTATCAATGGTTCAATCCCGGGGCCGCTGATCCGGATGCAGGAAGGGCGCGAGGTGATGCTGCGGGTCACCAACAACCTGTCAGAAAGCACCTCGATTCACTGGCATGGCATCCTGCTACCGGAAAACATGGACGGGGTTCCGGGCGTCAGTTTCCCGGGTATCGAGCCCGGCGAGACGTTTATCTATCGCTATCCGGTCAAGCAGAGTGGCACCTACTGGTACCACAGTCATTCCGGACTGCAGGAACAACTCGGCCATTACGGCCCGTTAATCGTCGATCCGGCCCAACCGGAACCGTTCGAGTATGATCGTGATTACGTCGTGATGCTGTCAGACTGGACCTATGACGATCCCTACCATGTACTGGCCAATCTGAAAAAAGCGGAAGGCTATTACAATTACCAGAAACGGACGACCGGCGACTTTTTCAAGGATGTTTCCACGATGGGGTGGGGGCCGGCCATGGACAAATGGCAAATGTGGGGCCAGATGCGCATGAGTTCGCGTGACATCCTGGACGTGACCGGCAGCGTGTATACCTATCTGATTAATGGTTTACCATCAGGTTCAAACTGGACCGGCCTGTTCCGGCGCGGGGAGAAGATCCGCCTGCGGTTCATCAACGGCTCCGCCATGTCGTTCTTCGATGTGCGCATTCCCGGATTGAAAATGACCGTTGTCGCGGCCGACGGGCAGAACGTGGAACCCGTGCCGATCGACGAGTTCCGTATCGGCGTGGCCGAGACCTACGATGTCATCGTCGAACCCGATGGAGATCGGGCCTATACCGTCTTTGCCGAGTCCATGGATCGTTCCGGCTATGTCAGCGCAACGCTTGCGCCGCGTGAAGGGATGACCGCGCCGGTACCGGATCCCCGTCCGCAACCGGTGGAACGTGGCATGAAATCCATGGGGATGGACCACGGCTCCATGGGCCATGGTGATATGAATATGGATATGTCATCCCAAAACACCATGGACCAGGACAGCATGCAGATGGATATGTCAGCCGACAATAACAGCATGAGCGGTGGCATGGATCACAGCAAAATGAACATGTCGGCGGAGCAGGGCAGTGGCATGCAACACGACATGAATAACATGGGTTCCGGCTCGGACTGGGTGTTGAAGGATCGCAAGATCAGCCACGGCCCGGACAATCATGGCGCCGGAGCGGCCATGGTGTCACCTAATCCGATGAACCGCATGGACGATCCCGGTATCGGCCTGGAAAATGTGGGCCATAAAGTCCTGGTCTACAACGATCTGCGCGGTTTGCATCCCTGGCCCGATCAACGCGAGCCACAACGGGAAATCGAACTCCATCTGACCGGCAACATGGAACGCTACATGTGGTCGTTCGACGGCGAGAAGTTCTCCGAGGTCGACGGCCCCATTCGCTTCCATCATGGCGAACGGCTGCGGCTGATCCTGGTGAATGACACCATGATGGATCACCCGATCCATTTGCACGGGATGTGGATGGAGCTGGAGAACAAGCACGGCAAGTACCGTCCGCGCAAACACACGCTCAGCGTCAAGCCCGGAGAAATGCTCTCGGCCCAAATTACGGCCGACGCCCCCGGTGATTGGGCGTTTCATTGTCACCTCCTGTACCACATGAAAGCGGGCATGTTCCGCGTGGTCTCAGTGGCTTAA
- a CDS encoding type 1 glutamine amidotransferase domain-containing protein has product MSKLVFIVGEGFEDSEFQVPYERLKKAGHEVDVMGMEAGVDVHGKREGVAAHIDMDASKAYPDDYDALVIPGGFGPDRLRTDEKIVAFVKGFVSTGKPVAAICHGPQLLIEADQVRGRTLTSWPSVRTDLLNAGAVWMDEPVVVDGNLITSRKPDDLEPFCQAIEQAL; this is encoded by the coding sequence ATGAGCAAGCTGGTCTTTATCGTGGGTGAAGGTTTTGAGGATTCCGAGTTTCAGGTCCCCTACGAGCGCCTGAAAAAAGCCGGCCATGAAGTTGATGTGATGGGCATGGAAGCCGGTGTGGATGTGCATGGCAAACGCGAAGGCGTTGCCGCGCACATCGACATGGACGCCAGCAAAGCCTATCCGGATGATTACGATGCGCTGGTGATTCCCGGCGGTTTCGGTCCGGATCGCCTGCGAACCGATGAGAAAATCGTGGCCTTTGTCAAAGGCTTCGTCAGCACCGGCAAGCCGGTGGCGGCGATCTGTCACGGCCCGCAATTGCTGATCGAGGCGGATCAGGTGCGTGGCCGCACCCTCACCTCCTGGCCGTCGGTACGCACCGATCTGCTCAACGCCGGTGCGGTCTGGATGGATGAGCCGGTAGTCGTGGACGGCAATCTGATCACCTCGCGCAAGCCGGATGATCTGGAGCCGTTCTGTCAGGCGATCGAACAGGCGCTGTGA
- a CDS encoding aminotransferase class V-fold PLP-dependent enzyme gives MEQPVLMSDMPSLIEQEFNLQDDLIHLNHAAVGPWPGRTLQAVEAFARENHQLGSLHYPQWITVETRLRERCARLINARAEDIALVKNTSEALSMVAWGIDWQPGDTVIISDEEFPSNRIVWESLQSRGVQVRQVNLHGHQSPEQALIEAFDAQTRLLAISSVQYASGLRVDLEQLGEHCRQHNVLFCVDAIQSIGAMQLDVQACGADFVMADGHKWLLGPEGLALFYSRAQARESLQLFEYGWHMVEQMGEFDNPQWEPAHSARRFECGSPNMLCTHALEASLSLFDEIGMTAIEQQVLENSQRMFELISQLPHLELITDTQAGRYAGIVVFKHTQIPVEQLYPWLMEQRVLCARRGGGIRFSPHFYTPWAKIEQGLQLANAGPQ, from the coding sequence ATGGAGCAGCCTGTCCTGATGAGTGATATGCCGTCGTTAATCGAGCAGGAATTCAACCTGCAGGATGATCTGATCCATCTCAATCATGCCGCGGTCGGCCCCTGGCCGGGACGTACATTGCAGGCGGTGGAAGCTTTTGCCCGGGAAAACCATCAGCTCGGGTCGCTGCACTACCCGCAGTGGATCACGGTTGAAACCCGGCTGCGCGAACGGTGCGCACGTTTGATCAATGCCCGGGCCGAGGATATCGCGCTGGTGAAAAATACCTCCGAAGCCCTGTCGATGGTGGCCTGGGGAATCGACTGGCAACCGGGCGATACGGTCATCATCAGCGATGAAGAGTTTCCCTCCAACCGGATTGTCTGGGAGTCGCTGCAATCGCGCGGCGTACAGGTGCGCCAGGTCAATCTGCATGGCCATCAATCGCCCGAACAGGCCCTGATCGAGGCGTTCGATGCACAAACCCGGTTACTGGCGATCAGCTCGGTTCAGTACGCGTCGGGGCTGCGCGTTGATCTGGAGCAACTGGGGGAACACTGCCGGCAACACAATGTGCTGTTTTGCGTCGATGCCATTCAAAGCATTGGCGCCATGCAACTAGATGTGCAGGCCTGTGGGGCCGACTTTGTCATGGCCGACGGTCACAAGTGGCTGCTGGGTCCCGAGGGGCTGGCGCTGTTCTACAGCCGTGCGCAGGCGCGTGAATCGTTGCAGCTGTTTGAATACGGCTGGCACATGGTCGAGCAGATGGGCGAGTTCGATAATCCGCAGTGGGAACCGGCCCACAGCGCGCGCCGCTTCGAATGCGGCAGTCCCAATATGCTGTGCACGCATGCCCTGGAAGCCAGCCTGTCGCTGTTCGACGAGATCGGGATGACGGCGATCGAACAACAGGTACTGGAAAACAGTCAACGTATGTTCGAGTTGATTTCACAGCTTCCCCACCTCGAATTAATCACCGATACGCAAGCGGGGCGTTATGCGGGCATCGTCGTGTTCAAACACACGCAGATACCGGTTGAGCAACTTTACCCCTGGCTGATGGAACAGCGCGTTCTGTGCGCCCGGCGCGGTGGCGGGATCCGTTTTTCACCGCATTTTTATACCCCATGGGCAAAAATTGAACAGGGCCTGCAGCTGGCCAACGCGGGACCGCAATAA
- a CDS encoding host attachment protein, translating into MPKTWILVADSSRARLFSADTASSPLVELETFTHPASRQHEQDITSDLPGKQNGKGINGSFAHAMNQETDPKKHEAINFSREIAQHVNKAHGKNKFKQLIIVAAPNFLGLLRDSLNESTRRSLTLQLDKNLTRQNPDAIRKHLPEYLPNLELH; encoded by the coding sequence ATGCCCAAGACCTGGATTCTGGTTGCCGATAGCAGTCGCGCACGTCTTTTTTCCGCGGATACGGCATCCTCACCACTGGTTGAACTGGAAACATTTACCCACCCGGCCAGCCGACAGCATGAACAGGATATTACTTCCGACCTGCCGGGCAAACAAAATGGCAAAGGCATCAATGGCAGCTTTGCCCACGCCATGAACCAGGAGACCGATCCCAAAAAGCATGAGGCGATCAATTTCTCGCGGGAGATTGCCCAGCATGTCAACAAGGCCCACGGCAAGAACAAGTTCAAACAACTGATTATTGTCGCCGCGCCGAACTTTCTCGGCTTGTTGCGTGACAGTCTGAACGAGAGCACCCGTCGCAGTCTGACCCTGCAACTGGATAAAAATCTGACCCGGCAAAATCCGGACGCCATACGCAAACATCTGCCGGAATATTTACCCAACCTGGAACTGCATTGA
- a CDS encoding peroxiredoxin: MLQPDQFAPPFCAPNQSSRPVCLADFKGLKSVILYFYPRDDTPGCTVEANQFSQLADEFAQHNTVVLGVSRDDSDSHQAFISKFDLRIDLLADTDGELCDKYGVWQEKEKNGVKKMGIVRSTFVIDKTGKLVHVEYGVDPEGHAQAMLEKVKKLSS; encoded by the coding sequence ATGTTGCAACCGGATCAATTTGCACCGCCGTTTTGCGCCCCGAATCAGTCCAGCCGGCCGGTCTGTCTGGCCGATTTCAAAGGCCTCAAAAGCGTGATCCTGTATTTTTATCCCAGGGACGACACACCGGGCTGTACCGTGGAAGCCAACCAGTTCAGCCAGCTGGCAGACGAGTTCGCGCAACACAACACCGTCGTGCTCGGCGTCAGCCGGGACGACAGTGACAGCCACCAGGCCTTTATCAGCAAATTCGACCTGCGCATCGATCTGCTGGCCGACACCGACGGCGAGCTGTGCGACAAATACGGCGTCTGGCAGGAAAAGGAGAAAAACGGCGTGAAGAAAATGGGCATCGTGCGTTCCACCTTTGTCATCGACAAAACCGGCAAGCTGGTTCATGTCGAGTACGGCGTCGATCCGGAAGGTCATGCACAGGCGATGCTGGAGAAAGTCAAAAAACTCTCATCCTGA
- a CDS encoding copper resistance protein B, which produces MKPKKPGWPIPVHDNTLYSKLMIDRLEYAWSDEEDSVNWEGQYWYGGDYNRLYIEGEGEDVVSGGEGGEIETLDILYSRMIAPFWDVQMGGGYQREYGPGPDKERGFAVLGIQGLAPYWFEIDANLRLSDDGDASADLEAEYDWMLTQRTILQGRFETAYAGNDVPEFGIGKGFTNAKFGLRLRYEFRREFAPYIGVSWNKYLGDTADLREAEGEDTDHTAVLAGVRMWF; this is translated from the coding sequence ATGAAACCCAAGAAACCCGGCTGGCCGATTCCCGTCCACGACAACACGTTGTACAGCAAGCTGATGATCGATCGTCTGGAATATGCCTGGTCTGACGAGGAAGATAGCGTCAACTGGGAAGGTCAGTACTGGTACGGCGGCGACTATAACCGTCTCTACATCGAAGGTGAAGGTGAAGATGTCGTCAGCGGCGGTGAAGGTGGGGAAATCGAAACCCTGGACATCCTCTACAGCCGGATGATTGCACCTTTCTGGGATGTTCAGATGGGTGGCGGTTACCAGCGTGAATACGGTCCCGGTCCGGACAAGGAACGCGGTTTTGCCGTGCTCGGTATCCAGGGCCTGGCCCCGTACTGGTTCGAGATCGACGCCAACCTGCGCCTCAGCGACGATGGTGACGCCTCGGCCGATCTGGAGGCCGAATACGACTGGATGCTGACCCAACGAACCATTCTCCAGGGCCGCTTCGAAACGGCGTATGCGGGCAACGATGTGCCCGAGTTCGGTATCGGCAAGGGGTTCACCAACGCCAAGTTCGGGTTGCGCTTGCGCTACGAATTTCGCCGTGAGTTTGCTCCGTACATCGGGGTCAGCTGGAACAAGTACCTGGGCGATACCGCCGATCTGAGAGAAGCCGAAGGTGAAGACACGGATCACACGGCCGTGCTCGCCGGCGTCCGGATGTGGTTCTAA
- a CDS encoding DUF3800 domain-containing protein: MIVDKCKNKEEIADFNQYLGNQLEARLPLNVPLNIYHEDSKANAGLQAVDLFCWGIYRKYEHGDDPVWYRDYRARIRFETEYLGNG; the protein is encoded by the coding sequence TTGATTGTAGACAAGTGCAAGAATAAGGAGGAAATTGCGGATTTCAATCAATATTTAGGCAATCAACTTGAAGCAAGGTTGCCGCTGAACGTCCCGTTGAATATATATCACGAGGATTCTAAAGCTAATGCAGGATTACAGGCAGTAGATTTATTTTGTTGGGGTATCTATAGGAAGTATGAGCACGGTGACGACCCGGTGTGGTATAGAGATTATCGTGCGAGAATTCGTTTTGAAACGGAATATTTGGGAAACGGATAG
- a CDS encoding alpha/beta hydrolase — protein sequence MYRTALVLLAAILLTTGCMTPNPSDPALWDIDPGNLPTPNISVNINGLGPCTDNPDRTLHLDSQSPTVILAHGCFSSSGRFRSLSEVFAFHGQQTACFTYDDRDSLNDSSAEMIHSLQQLSKTMDNKQFTIIGHSQGGLITRKALVRERDNQINTDAQLRLITISSPFSGISAASHCGSPVARILSLGLVVPICYAISGGKWFEITSVSDFIRQPGTLIPQVNNFIKIVTDERNTCRQYNQDGRCIEDDYVFSLKEQYYPLVDNDDRVTNVEIKAGHVEIVGDQRIAPTKLIHIFQSHGIMNKTAQTENDKLKLLLSELYDLP from the coding sequence ATGTATCGTACTGCGCTCGTTTTACTTGCGGCAATTTTGCTAACAACCGGATGCATGACGCCCAACCCTTCTGATCCGGCGCTATGGGATATCGATCCTGGAAATCTGCCAACACCGAATATTAGTGTAAACATCAACGGACTTGGGCCCTGTACCGACAACCCGGATCGCACGTTACACCTTGATTCACAAAGCCCAACCGTCATACTTGCGCATGGATGCTTTTCCTCTTCGGGCAGATTTCGGTCCCTGTCTGAAGTGTTTGCGTTTCATGGTCAGCAAACTGCGTGTTTTACTTATGACGACCGTGACAGCCTGAACGACAGCTCTGCCGAAATGATTCACAGTTTGCAGCAACTAAGCAAAACTATGGACAACAAGCAGTTTACAATCATCGGGCATAGCCAGGGTGGACTAATTACTCGTAAAGCGCTGGTTCGAGAAAGGGATAATCAAATTAATACGGATGCGCAACTTCGCTTGATAACAATCTCGTCACCTTTCAGTGGAATTTCAGCAGCAAGCCATTGCGGATCTCCAGTCGCCAGGATTCTTAGCCTGGGTTTGGTAGTGCCGATATGTTATGCGATTAGTGGAGGCAAATGGTTTGAAATCACCTCGGTTTCAGATTTTATACGCCAACCGGGTACTCTGATCCCGCAGGTAAATAATTTTATAAAAATTGTTACCGACGAAAGAAACACATGTCGTCAATATAACCAGGATGGTCGTTGTATAGAAGATGATTATGTATTCAGTCTCAAGGAGCAATATTATCCTCTCGTCGATAATGATGATCGTGTAACCAATGTCGAGATTAAAGCCGGACATGTAGAAATCGTAGGTGATCAGCGTATTGCTCCAACCAAGCTAATCCATATTTTTCAATCGCACGGAATAATGAATAAAACGGCTCAAACAGAAAATGATAAACTTAAACTTCTATTGAGTGAACTGTATGACCTCCCTTAG
- a CDS encoding adenosylcobalamin-dependent ribonucleoside-diphosphate reductase, translated as MPDDIATHIWNTKYRDYRDGSAVDRTITDTWQRVALAAAQAETQDIAGWQQRFYQLLDDYHFLPGGRILAGAGTDKDVTLFNCFVMGTVEDSMDGIFDALKEAAITMQQGGGVGYDFSTLRPRGFTAHHRGTVASGPVSFMRIWDAMCATVLSTGARRGAMMATLRCDHPDIEEFIQAKQHAGTLTRFNLSVLVSDRFIQAVDEDADWPLVFPLDEQDTAPADLHCEWPGYTGPVACRVVRTLRARRLWQLIMRSTYEYAEPGVLFCDPINRENNLAYRETITATNPCGEIPLPPYGACNLGSLNLPRYIDAPFSEQAAIDWPRLEQDIALAVRFLDNVIDISRFPLAAHQAYETGSRRIGLGVTGLADALIMLGLRYDSDTGRQQAADILQCLRDQAYAASIELAREKAPFAFYQAEAYRHSPFIQRLPDRLQQQIRQYGIRNSHLLAIAPTGTISLLAGNVSSGIEPVYDLQAHRRVLNQDGTFIDFQVSDYAWRRWQQENSDTPLPDYFQTALHIAPEDHLAMQARLQPYVDNAISKTINVPQDYPFDDFVDLYRLAYESKLKGCTTYRPNPVTGAILSSDDIQSTHHCCSIEREAD; from the coding sequence ATGCCCGACGATATCGCCACCCATATCTGGAATACCAAATACCGTGACTACCGCGACGGCAGCGCGGTGGACAGAACTATCACGGATACCTGGCAACGCGTTGCCCTCGCCGCGGCCCAGGCCGAGACGCAGGACATTGCCGGCTGGCAACAGCGATTTTATCAACTTCTGGATGACTATCACTTTCTGCCCGGTGGCCGGATTCTGGCCGGAGCGGGCACGGACAAGGATGTCACGCTGTTCAACTGCTTTGTGATGGGCACGGTCGAGGACTCCATGGACGGGATCTTTGATGCGCTCAAGGAAGCCGCCATTACCATGCAACAGGGTGGCGGCGTCGGTTACGATTTTTCCACCCTGCGTCCGCGCGGCTTTACGGCGCATCATCGCGGCACGGTGGCCTCCGGGCCGGTCTCGTTCATGCGTATCTGGGATGCCATGTGTGCCACGGTCCTGTCCACCGGCGCCCGCCGCGGCGCCATGATGGCCACCCTGCGTTGCGATCATCCCGATATCGAGGAGTTTATCCAGGCCAAGCAGCACGCCGGCACCCTCACCCGCTTCAATCTGTCCGTGCTGGTCAGTGATCGGTTTATACAGGCGGTCGACGAAGATGCCGACTGGCCGCTTGTCTTTCCCCTGGACGAACAGGATACGGCACCGGCCGACCTCCATTGCGAATGGCCCGGTTACACCGGACCGGTTGCCTGCCGGGTCGTGCGTACCTTGCGGGCCCGTCGGCTCTGGCAGCTGATTATGCGCAGCACCTATGAGTATGCCGAGCCGGGCGTGTTGTTTTGCGATCCTATAAACCGTGAAAACAACCTGGCCTACCGGGAAACCATCACCGCCACCAACCCGTGCGGGGAAATCCCCCTGCCCCCGTATGGCGCATGCAATCTCGGCTCGCTGAACCTGCCCCGCTATATCGATGCCCCCTTCAGTGAGCAGGCCGCGATCGACTGGCCGCGCCTGGAACAGGACATCGCGCTGGCGGTCCGTTTTCTGGATAACGTTATCGATATCTCGCGGTTTCCGCTGGCAGCGCATCAGGCGTACGAAACCGGCAGCCGTCGCATCGGGCTGGGTGTCACCGGTCTGGCCGATGCGCTGATCATGCTGGGACTGCGCTATGACAGTGACACGGGCCGGCAACAGGCGGCCGATATCCTGCAATGCCTGCGCGATCAGGCCTATGCCGCCTCGATCGAACTGGCCCGGGAGAAAGCGCCGTTTGCGTTTTATCAGGCCGAGGCGTATCGGCACAGCCCGTTCATCCAGCGTCTGCCCGACAGGCTGCAACAACAAATCCGGCAATACGGTATTCGCAACAGCCATCTGCTGGCCATTGCCCCGACCGGGACGATCAGCCTGCTGGCCGGTAACGTGTCCAGCGGTATCGAGCCGGTTTACGATCTGCAGGCCCATCGCCGGGTTCTGAATCAGGACGGGACGTTTATCGACTTTCAGGTCAGCGACTATGCCTGGCGGCGATGGCAGCAAGAGAACAGCGACACCCCGCTGCCCGATTATTTTCAGACCGCGCTGCATATTGCGCCAGAAGATCACCTGGCCATGCAGGCCCGGCTGCAACCGTATGTCGATAACGCCATCTCCAAGACCATCAACGTCCCGCAGGATTACCCTTTTGATGATTTTGTCGATCTCTATCGTCTGGCCTACGAGAGCAAGCTGAAAGGTTGCACGACCTACCGTCCCAATCCGGTCACCGGTGCCATTCTCAGCAGCGATGATATTCAAAGCACGCACCATTGCTGTAGTATTGAACGCGAGGCGGATTGA
- a CDS encoding TusE/DsrC/DsvC family sulfur relay protein, with translation MTQYAIKAQDSEPTGDNRHERRTELEEQNWSREKSTTLASSEGIALNDDHWDVIMYLRKQYLEQGSPRHARRLARDMARHFSTDGGSGYLHQLFTGGPVTQGSRLANLRAPANATDLSFGTNY, from the coding sequence ATGACCCAATATGCAATAAAAGCACAGGATAGCGAACCCACCGGCGACAACAGGCACGAGCGTCGTACTGAACTTGAAGAACAGAACTGGAGCCGCGAGAAATCCACCACCCTCGCCTCCAGCGAAGGCATCGCACTTAACGACGACCACTGGGACGTGATCATGTATCTGCGCAAGCAGTATCTCGAACAGGGCTCGCCAAGACATGCACGCCGCCTGGCCCGGGACATGGCCCGGCACTTCAGCACAGACGGCGGGAGCGGCTATCTGCACCAACTGTTCACCGGCGGCCCGGTCACCCAGGGCAGCCGTCTCGCCAACCTGCGCGCGCCGGCCAACGCCACCGATCTATCATTCGGCACCAATTACTAA